In Desulforamulus hydrothermalis Lam5 = DSM 18033, a genomic segment contains:
- a CDS encoding DUF5320 domain-containing protein has product MPRQNGGGPLGRGAMTGRGLGRCNANAKQPNTFSSPSTGFGCGRGQGRGFGRCLAAGPHPLTTQKELLQEQKKMLEDKLQLINQQLANL; this is encoded by the coding sequence ATGCCAAGACAAAACGGTGGCGGTCCTCTGGGCAGGGGTGCCATGACCGGCAGAGGCCTGGGGCGGTGCAACGCAAATGCCAAACAACCCAATACCTTCAGCAGCCCGTCAACAGGCTTTGGCTGCGGGCGTGGTCAAGGCAGGGGTTTTGGCCGGTGTTTAGCAGCCGGACCCCACCCGCTGACAACTCAAAAAGAGTTACTGCAAGAACAGAAAAAAATGCTGGAAGACAAACTGCAGCTTATTAATCAACAGCTTGCCAACCTATAA
- a CDS encoding DUF134 domain-containing protein, with amino-acid sequence MPRPRKWRKVCCLPERTSFGPVNGLHDPAAFITMTIDQYETIRLIDLEGLTQEECAKQMNIARTTVQGIYNEARKKLADFLVNGKGLRIEGGDYKLCSGQEHTCGSGGCRRHRHGQN; translated from the coding sequence TTGCCCCGTCCCAGAAAGTGGCGAAAAGTATGTTGTTTACCGGAGAGAACCAGTTTTGGGCCGGTTAATGGCTTGCATGACCCGGCTGCGTTTATCACCATGACCATTGACCAATACGAAACCATTCGGCTAATTGATTTAGAAGGTTTGACACAGGAAGAATGCGCCAAACAGATGAACATAGCCCGTACAACTGTTCAGGGCATATATAACGAAGCAAGAAAAAAACTGGCAGACTTTTTGGTTAACGGCAAGGGCCTGAGAATTGAAGGCGGCGACTATAAACTTTGCAGCGGTCAGGAGCATACCTGCGGCAGTGGCGGCTGCCGCAGGCACAGACACGGCCAAAACTGA
- a CDS encoding iron-sulfur cluster assembly scaffold protein: protein MYSDKVMEHFMCPQNAYIMPDADAAGSAGDPACGDALTVFIKVRDNIIQEISYLVFGCCASIATSSMTSVLAKGKSLEEALNITEEDIIKALDGLPENKVHCSNLGVTALRKAINNYYKNQAAK from the coding sequence ATTTACTCAGATAAAGTAATGGAACACTTTATGTGTCCGCAAAACGCCTATATTATGCCGGATGCTGATGCTGCAGGCAGTGCCGGGGACCCGGCTTGCGGCGATGCTTTAACTGTTTTTATCAAGGTAAGAGACAATATTATCCAGGAGATCAGTTATCTGGTGTTTGGTTGCTGCGCCTCTATCGCCACATCCAGCATGACTTCGGTGCTGGCAAAGGGCAAAAGTTTAGAGGAAGCACTAAATATTACTGAAGAAGATATTATCAAGGCACTGGATGGTCTCCCTGAAAATAAAGTACACTGTTCAAACCTGGGCGTAACTGCTTTACGCAAGGCCATAAATAATTATTATAAAAATCAAGCGGCTAAGTAG
- the menC gene encoding o-succinylbenzoate synthase produces the protein MKMHSITLRAMQMRLKAPFTTSFGTEWDKHFILVEVRDSEGRSGWGESVAMREPIYNEETVKTNWHMMKDFLIPLLWQRTPAHPQEVSTLFQHIRRNNMAKSALEGAVWDLYARQQGIPLSQALGGRRQTIEVGISIGIQESVDKLLALVEQYVEQGYRRIKIKIRPGWDIEAVAAVRNRFPRIPLMADANSAYTLADLERLRQLDQFDLMMVEQPLAHDDIVDHAVLQKHIKTPVCLDESIHSPEDARKAVELGSCRIINIKVGRVGGLAEARRIQEYCREQGIPVWCGGMLEAGVGRAHNVAVTTLPGFTLPGDTAASSRYWEQDIIQPEVTVEKGLIQVPDRPGIGYQPVREIIDRFTLYSETFRP, from the coding sequence ATGAAGATGCACTCGATAACTCTGCGGGCTATGCAAATGCGATTGAAAGCGCCTTTTACCACCAGTTTTGGTACTGAATGGGATAAACACTTTATTCTGGTGGAAGTGCGTGATAGCGAAGGCCGCAGCGGCTGGGGCGAATCGGTGGCCATGCGGGAACCAATTTATAACGAAGAAACCGTAAAAACCAACTGGCACATGATGAAGGATTTTCTGATACCTTTGCTGTGGCAAAGGACGCCGGCCCATCCCCAGGAAGTATCAACTCTTTTTCAGCATATCCGGCGCAATAACATGGCCAAGTCGGCGCTGGAGGGGGCTGTTTGGGATCTCTATGCCAGACAGCAGGGCATTCCCCTCAGCCAGGCCCTGGGCGGCCGGCGCCAAACCATTGAAGTTGGCATCAGTATTGGCATCCAGGAATCGGTAGACAAGCTGCTGGCTCTGGTGGAACAGTATGTGGAGCAGGGTTACCGCCGCATAAAAATTAAAATTAGGCCGGGCTGGGATATTGAAGCGGTGGCTGCGGTACGCAACCGCTTCCCCCGGATACCCTTAATGGCAGATGCCAACTCAGCCTATACCTTAGCAGACCTGGAGCGCTTGCGGCAACTGGATCAGTTTGACCTGATGATGGTAGAACAACCCCTGGCCCATGATGATATTGTGGATCACGCTGTGCTGCAAAAGCACATTAAAACTCCTGTTTGCCTGGACGAAAGCATTCACTCGCCGGAGGATGCCCGCAAAGCTGTTGAGTTGGGCAGTTGCCGCATAATAAATATTAAGGTCGGACGTGTGGGGGGGCTGGCCGAAGCCAGGCGCATTCAGGAATACTGCCGGGAGCAGGGCATTCCTGTCTGGTGCGGCGGCATGCTGGAAGCCGGCGTGGGCAGGGCTCATAATGTGGCTGTCACCACCCTGCCGGGCTTTACCCTGCCCGGTGACACCGCCGCCTCCAGCCGCTACTGGGAGCAAGACATCATTCAGCCGGAGGTTACGGTTGAGAAAGGGCTAATACAGGTGCCGGACCGGCCCGGCATCGGCTATCAGCCGGTGCGGGAAATTATTGACCGGTTTACCCTGTACAGTGAGACCTTTCGCCCCTAA
- a CDS encoding GNAT family N-acetyltransferase — protein sequence MDEVIIRPLSSVADFRAMQQLEQTVWENEPPTPVNHTITVAKNGGVVLGAWLDQQLVGMLYSFPGFFNNQIYLCSHSLAVRQELRSLGIGEKLKRAQAEAALAMGYRMMTWTYDPLLTPNGYLNVGKLGVICSTYLENCYGEMNDPMNKGLPTDRFKVEWWLDRPRLALPQGRSASLLDWYVNDRGLPVPGRLQEDVAGASLLRVAVPAYYQDIKNKDLALAGEWRLCTRQIFLNIFAAGWAVAGFCLRRGEPVHEYVLAPRAALNIPPAPWQEGEQP from the coding sequence ATGGATGAAGTTATAATCAGACCTTTGTCAAGCGTGGCGGATTTCAGGGCTATGCAGCAATTAGAACAAACCGTGTGGGAGAACGAACCGCCTACCCCTGTTAACCATACTATTACGGTGGCAAAAAACGGCGGCGTTGTGCTGGGGGCTTGGCTGGATCAGCAACTGGTGGGCATGCTGTACAGTTTCCCGGGTTTTTTCAACAACCAAATTTATTTATGCTCCCATTCCCTGGCTGTACGGCAGGAGCTGCGCAGTTTGGGCATTGGCGAAAAATTAAAGCGGGCCCAAGCGGAAGCTGCGCTGGCCATGGGTTACCGCATGATGACCTGGACCTACGACCCCCTGTTAACCCCTAACGGTTATCTCAATGTAGGCAAGTTGGGTGTAATTTGTTCCACCTACCTGGAAAATTGTTATGGTGAAATGAACGACCCCATGAACAAAGGCTTGCCCACCGACCGTTTCAAAGTCGAGTGGTGGCTGGATCGGCCCAGACTGGCCCTGCCACAGGGGCGGTCCGCCAGCCTGTTGGATTGGTATGTTAACGACCGAGGTTTACCGGTACCCGGGCGGCTGCAGGAGGATGTGGCAGGAGCCTCTTTGCTGCGGGTGGCTGTGCCGGCTTATTATCAGGATATAAAAAATAAAGATTTGGCGCTGGCCGGGGAATGGCGCCTCTGTACCCGGCAAATATTTCTTAATATTTTTGCTGCCGGCTGGGCGGTGGCGGGCTTCTGTCTCCGCCGGGGGGAACCGGTGCATGAGTATGTGCTGGCACCCCGGGCCGCCTTAAACATTCCCCCGGCGCCCTGGCAGGAAGGAGAACAACCATGA
- a CDS encoding amidohydrolase has product MDFRFDRQRWQPYLEQVFQQLHAMPEPAWQEYKTTQFLQQQLASLGYQTITFADCTGVVGVLGSGNCTVALRADMDALCHRTDKGDRLIHSCGHDAHMSMVLTAAAALRPILPRLNCRLKIIFQPAEETGQGARRLVEKGLLDDVNFLFGVHLRPVQELAAGRAAPAIQNGAACLLQGLVKGQSAHGARPHLGINVIEVAAMLVQLINGLRWDPRQPASVKMTSLQAGQAAGNIIPDLADFTLDVRAQTNRHLEQLVQAVEQMSAGLAGIYGAAIKLTQQAVTPAALVNEQAMAIIARAITDTLGEPNLAPPVQTPGAEDFHYYTWLRPAVKATMLGLGCRLTPGLHHPDMVFERQYLPDGAAILARAVCYAAAG; this is encoded by the coding sequence ATGGATTTCAGGTTTGACCGGCAGCGCTGGCAGCCCTATCTTGAGCAGGTGTTTCAGCAGTTGCACGCCATGCCGGAACCGGCCTGGCAGGAATATAAAACAACTCAATTCTTGCAGCAGCAGCTGGCGTCCCTGGGTTATCAAACCATTACTTTTGCCGACTGCACCGGTGTGGTGGGGGTACTGGGCAGCGGCAATTGTACGGTAGCCTTACGGGCAGATATGGACGCCCTCTGCCACCGTACAGATAAAGGCGACCGGCTGATCCACTCCTGCGGGCATGATGCCCATATGTCCATGGTGCTTACGGCAGCGGCGGCCTTGCGGCCAATCTTGCCGCGGCTAAACTGCCGGCTGAAGATTATTTTCCAGCCGGCCGAGGAAACCGGCCAGGGAGCCCGGCGGCTGGTTGAAAAGGGGTTGCTGGATGACGTTAATTTTTTGTTTGGCGTTCATCTGCGTCCCGTTCAGGAACTGGCTGCCGGCCGGGCGGCACCGGCCATTCAAAACGGTGCGGCCTGCCTGCTGCAGGGCCTTGTTAAAGGCCAAAGCGCCCACGGGGCGAGGCCCCACCTGGGGATTAACGTTATTGAAGTGGCAGCCATGCTGGTACAATTGATCAACGGCCTGCGCTGGGATCCCCGGCAGCCGGCTTCCGTCAAAATGACCTCCCTGCAGGCCGGCCAGGCAGCGGGCAATATAATTCCCGACCTGGCAGATTTTACCCTGGATGTCAGGGCCCAAACCAACCGGCACCTGGAGCAATTGGTACAGGCGGTAGAACAAATGTCGGCCGGCCTGGCCGGCATTTATGGAGCGGCTATCAAACTAACCCAACAGGCTGTGACACCGGCGGCGCTGGTTAATGAGCAGGCTATGGCAATTATAGCGCGCGCCATTACAGATACCCTGGGTGAGCCAAACCTGGCGCCGCCTGTACAAACACCGGGCGCTGAGGATTTTCATTATTACACTTGGCTGCGGCCGGCTGTTAAAGCAACCATGTTAGGGCTGGGCTGCCGGCTGACGCCGGGACTGCATCACCCCGACATGGTGTTTGAGCGGCAGTACCTGCCGGACGGGGCGGCCATTTTGGCCCGGGCGGTTTGTTACGCCGCTGCCGGCTGA
- a CDS encoding long-chain-fatty-acid--CoA ligase, with translation MTKEQLWHKHYPQGIPTQVAVPDMSLYDLLAQAARKYPDNPAIFFFDQRLTYSQLLDRVDRFATALHRLGIKKGDRVALMMPNCPQIVISYYAVARLGAVGVMVNPMFTERELTYLLTDSGTSAVICLDQLQPKIMNVLPATQVKRVVLTGFQDYLSLPPDLPATGDIGPQEDGGVILRFEQLLQQYPPAPPEVSLAAHRDLALLQYTGGTTGVIKGAMLTHRNLISNVIQTGAWLNICEEGKERFFCVLPFFHVFAMTTCMNLSVHLAAAMILIPRLEALNLLKQIQQYRPTVFQGVPSLYVAVISHPEVKKYDLSSIRCCVSGGAPLPAEVQQQFEALTGARLVEGYGLTEASPVTHCNPVAGYRVSGSIGLPMPGTEIKIVDLETGSRALPPGEIGELCIKGPQVMQGYWNMPEETGKVLRDGWLYTGDIARLDEQGFTYLVDRKKDMVISMGYNVYPREVEEILYEHPAVREAAVIGVKDRTRGEILKAFIVLKEGATARREDILKFCRRYLTPYKVPKQVEFRNELPKSAVGKILRRVLAEEEQAKQS, from the coding sequence ATGACCAAAGAACAGCTATGGCATAAGCATTACCCGCAGGGAATACCGACCCAGGTTGCTGTGCCCGATATGTCTTTGTATGATTTATTGGCACAGGCTGCCCGCAAGTATCCGGATAACCCGGCCATATTTTTTTTCGATCAGCGGCTTACTTACAGCCAGCTGCTGGACCGGGTGGACCGCTTTGCCACAGCCCTGCACCGGCTGGGCATTAAAAAGGGTGATCGGGTAGCTTTAATGATGCCCAACTGCCCGCAAATTGTTATTTCTTACTATGCGGTGGCCCGCCTGGGAGCGGTGGGCGTGATGGTAAACCCGATGTTTACCGAACGGGAGCTGACCTACCTGTTAACCGATTCAGGGACGTCGGCCGTGATATGTTTGGACCAGTTGCAGCCTAAAATAATGAATGTGCTGCCGGCAACCCAAGTTAAACGGGTGGTGCTGACCGGTTTCCAGGATTACTTGTCCCTGCCGCCGGATTTGCCCGCCACAGGGGACATAGGCCCGCAGGAGGACGGCGGGGTTATTTTGCGGTTTGAACAACTGCTGCAGCAGTACCCGCCGGCGCCGCCCGAGGTGTCATTGGCGGCCCACCGGGATCTGGCTTTGTTGCAGTATACCGGCGGCACCACCGGTGTTATTAAAGGGGCCATGTTAACTCACCGGAATTTGATCAGCAACGTTATCCAGACCGGAGCCTGGCTGAACATTTGCGAAGAGGGGAAGGAGAGATTCTTCTGTGTATTGCCCTTTTTCCATGTGTTTGCCATGACCACCTGTATGAACTTGTCTGTACACCTGGCGGCTGCCATGATTTTGATTCCCCGGTTGGAAGCCTTAAATTTGTTAAAACAAATTCAGCAGTATCGACCCACGGTGTTTCAGGGGGTACCCTCCCTGTATGTGGCGGTTATCTCCCATCCGGAAGTAAAGAAGTACGACCTGTCTTCCATCCGTTGCTGTGTAAGCGGCGGGGCGCCCCTGCCGGCCGAAGTGCAGCAGCAATTTGAAGCCCTAACCGGAGCCAGGCTGGTGGAGGGTTACGGTTTAACCGAAGCATCCCCGGTGACCCACTGCAACCCGGTGGCCGGTTATCGGGTCAGCGGTTCCATTGGCCTGCCCATGCCGGGTACGGAAATTAAAATTGTCGATCTGGAAACCGGCAGCCGTGCATTGCCGCCCGGCGAGATTGGCGAATTGTGTATTAAGGGGCCCCAGGTGATGCAGGGCTACTGGAATATGCCGGAAGAAACCGGCAAAGTTTTGCGGGACGGCTGGCTGTACACCGGAGATATTGCCCGGCTGGACGAGCAGGGGTTCACTTACCTGGTGGATCGTAAAAAAGATATGGTAATCAGCATGGGCTATAACGTTTATCCCAGGGAAGTGGAAGAAATCCTCTATGAGCACCCGGCTGTGCGGGAAGCGGCGGTTATCGGCGTCAAAGACCGCACCCGGGGGGAAATTCTCAAAGCTTTTATTGTATTGAAGGAAGGTGCCACAGCCCGGCGGGAAGACATCCTTAAATTCTGCCGCCGGTATTTAACCCCGTACAAGGTACCCAAGCAGGTGGAGTTTCGCAACGAACTGCCCAAGTCAGCGGTGGGCAAAATCCTGCGCCGGGTGTTGGCGGAAGAAGAACAGGCCAAACAAAGCTAA
- a CDS encoding RrF2 family transcriptional regulator, whose translation MKLSQATDYAFRAVLFLARLPKGQPVEAKVIADQERIPIRFLLKILRLLTAAGIVESFRGVGGGYALAREPHQITMQDVVEAVEGPPVVNRCLVAPEECSKNFTARCPLHKALLAIQQTLNRELAGYNFADLLKDQ comes from the coding sequence ATGAAGCTAAGCCAGGCAACGGATTACGCTTTTCGGGCCGTTTTGTTTTTAGCCCGGCTGCCCAAGGGGCAGCCGGTGGAAGCCAAGGTCATTGCAGATCAGGAGAGAATTCCCATCAGGTTTTTGTTAAAAATTCTCCGCTTGCTTACCGCTGCGGGTATTGTAGAATCCTTCCGGGGGGTCGGCGGCGGTTATGCCCTGGCCCGGGAACCGCATCAAATTACCATGCAGGATGTGGTGGAAGCGGTGGAGGGGCCGCCGGTGGTAAACCGCTGTCTGGTGGCGCCGGAGGAATGCAGCAAAAACTTTACTGCCCGCTGCCCGCTGCACAAGGCTCTTTTGGCCATACAGCAAACCTTGAACCGGGAACTGGCCGGCTATAATTTTGCTGACCTGCTTAAAGACCAATAA
- a CDS encoding complex I 24 kDa subunit family protein, which yields MSWQDPETKEKFRRLDQVLDIYGRDSEQLIRVLQQAQEIFGYLPEEVQAYISHKMDIPVSTVNGVVTFYALFSTQPRGKYNINVCLGTACYVQGAQQIYDGLREQLGIKEGDTTPDMLFTVRSSRCVGACGLAPVVTVNEEVHGKLSPRDVAKLIKKYQKKQAAGEKHEDQELAGPGTYQAPSPAGS from the coding sequence TTGTCTTGGCAAGACCCCGAAACAAAGGAAAAATTTCGCCGCCTTGATCAAGTGTTAGATATTTACGGACGGGATTCGGAGCAGTTGATCCGCGTTCTGCAGCAGGCGCAGGAAATTTTCGGGTACCTGCCCGAGGAAGTACAGGCGTATATTTCGCATAAAATGGATATACCCGTCAGCACCGTTAACGGTGTGGTTACCTTTTATGCCCTGTTTTCCACCCAGCCCCGGGGCAAGTATAACATAAACGTTTGTCTGGGCACCGCCTGTTATGTGCAGGGGGCCCAACAGATTTATGACGGGCTGCGGGAACAGTTGGGTATTAAAGAAGGCGATACCACCCCGGATATGCTTTTTACCGTGCGCAGCAGCCGCTGCGTCGGGGCTTGCGGCCTTGCCCCGGTGGTCACGGTTAATGAAGAAGTCCACGGCAAACTAAGCCCCCGGGATGTGGCCAAACTTATCAAAAAATACCAAAAGAAACAAGCGGCAGGTGAGAAACATGAAGATCAAGAACTTGCAGGACCTGGAACATATCAGGCACCGTCGCCTGCCGGATCTTAG
- a CDS encoding NADH-quinone oxidoreductase subunit NuoF, whose product MKIKNLQDLEHIRHRRLPDLSARLGKTSPPGYQVMCCTGTGCSSGGSEPVIAALREQIDRQGLQEKVRVFKTGCFGFCKMGPILVVHPGQIFYCLVQAGDAAELVEQHFKQGRLVERLLYREPGRSKRYLRLPDIPFFQAQRRIALRNCGLINPEDIEEYIANDGYFALYDVLHHKTPEQVIEIISRSGLRGRGGGGFPTGKKWQFTVQAAGTPKYVVCNADEGDPGAFMDRSILEGDPHSVLEAMAIAGYSIGANQGIIYVRAEYPIAIKRLELAIAQARQAGLLGHHILGSDFAFDIELRLGAGAFVCGEETALLKSAMGRRGEPRPRPPFPAVCGFRDKPTLLNNVETYANVPVILRQGWQWYAGLGTENSKGTKVFSIAGKINNTGLIEVPMGTTLRTVIYDIGGGIPGGRQFKAVQTGGPSGGVIPASLLDTPIDYESLSRVGSMMGSGGLIVMDETDCMVDIAKFYLEFSQDESCGKCTPCRVGTRRMLEIMERITQGKGEPADLDELAELAHDIKDASLCGLGQTAPNPVLSTLRFFREEYIAHVRDKTCPAGVCRELTDFVIDPAKCISCGLCAKACGVQAISGEKKQPFYIDRQKCIKCGACQARCPKEAIFKAAIGGEITNANRPGDNRTAYPTA is encoded by the coding sequence ATGAAGATCAAGAACTTGCAGGACCTGGAACATATCAGGCACCGTCGCCTGCCGGATCTTAGCGCTCGGCTGGGTAAAACCTCGCCGCCGGGTTATCAGGTTATGTGCTGCACCGGTACCGGCTGCTCCTCCGGCGGCAGTGAACCGGTAATTGCCGCCCTGCGTGAGCAAATTGACCGGCAGGGTTTGCAGGAAAAAGTGCGGGTTTTTAAAACCGGCTGTTTTGGTTTTTGCAAAATGGGACCTATCCTGGTGGTGCACCCGGGGCAAATTTTTTATTGTCTGGTGCAGGCCGGAGATGCCGCGGAGCTGGTGGAACAGCATTTTAAGCAGGGCCGGCTGGTGGAACGGCTTCTTTACCGGGAACCGGGCCGGTCGAAAAGGTACCTGCGCCTGCCGGACATTCCTTTCTTCCAGGCCCAAAGGCGCATCGCCCTGCGCAACTGCGGGTTAATCAATCCGGAAGATATTGAAGAATATATCGCCAATGACGGGTATTTTGCCCTTTATGATGTGCTTCATCATAAAACTCCCGAACAAGTTATTGAGATCATCAGCCGGTCCGGCCTCCGGGGACGGGGCGGCGGGGGTTTTCCAACCGGCAAAAAATGGCAGTTTACCGTTCAGGCGGCGGGAACACCCAAGTATGTGGTGTGTAATGCGGATGAAGGCGACCCTGGCGCCTTTATGGATCGCAGCATTTTAGAAGGTGATCCCCACAGTGTGTTGGAAGCCATGGCCATTGCCGGCTACAGCATTGGCGCCAACCAGGGTATTATTTATGTGCGGGCAGAATATCCCATTGCGATCAAGCGTTTGGAACTGGCTATTGCACAGGCCCGGCAGGCGGGCCTGCTGGGACATCATATTTTAGGCAGTGATTTTGCTTTTGATATAGAACTGCGTTTGGGGGCCGGCGCCTTTGTCTGCGGGGAAGAAACAGCCCTGCTGAAATCGGCCATGGGCCGGCGGGGCGAACCCCGCCCCCGGCCGCCCTTCCCGGCGGTATGCGGCTTTCGGGACAAGCCAACCCTGCTGAATAACGTGGAAACCTACGCCAATGTCCCGGTCATCTTACGACAGGGCTGGCAATGGTACGCCGGCCTGGGTACTGAAAACAGCAAGGGCACCAAGGTTTTTTCCATTGCCGGCAAGATTAACAATACCGGGCTTATAGAGGTGCCCATGGGCACCACCCTGCGCACCGTTATTTATGATATTGGCGGGGGTATTCCCGGCGGCAGGCAATTTAAGGCGGTACAAACCGGCGGCCCCTCCGGCGGCGTTATTCCTGCCAGCCTGCTGGACACCCCCATTGATTATGAATCCCTGTCCCGGGTAGGCTCCATGATGGGTTCCGGCGGTTTAATCGTGATGGATGAAACCGACTGCATGGTGGATATTGCCAAGTTTTATTTGGAATTCAGCCAAGATGAATCATGCGGCAAATGCACCCCCTGCCGGGTAGGCACCAGGCGCATGCTGGAAATTATGGAACGCATCACCCAGGGCAAAGGCGAACCGGCCGATCTGGATGAACTGGCGGAACTGGCCCACGATATCAAAGACGCTTCCCTGTGCGGCCTGGGCCAAACGGCCCCCAACCCGGTTTTATCCACCCTGCGCTTTTTCCGGGAAGAATATATCGCGCACGTGCGGGATAAAACATGTCCGGCCGGGGTTTGCCGGGAGCTGACAGACTTTGTCATTGATCCCGCCAAATGTATTTCCTGCGGCCTGTGCGCCAAAGCCTGCGGGGTACAGGCCATCAGCGGCGAGAAAAAGCAACCTTTTTACATCGACCGGCAGAAATGCATCAAATGCGGTGCCTGCCAGGCCCGCTGTCCGAAAGAGGCCATCTTTAAAGCAGCCATAGGAGGTGAAATTACTAATGCCAACCGGCCGGGAGACAACCGGACTGCCTACCCTACCGCATGA
- a CDS encoding NADH-dependent [FeFe] hydrogenase, group A6 codes for MPTGRETTGLPTLPHERPVGQPPIEKTGEKVTIYINDQPVQADKGTNVLEACRAGGYDIPSLCYLRDLNTAGSCRVCVVEIEGTRTLQAACVYPVAEGLRVHTHTARVRRARRRAVELLLSEHNRECPTCVRSASCELQALARKVGARYSRLASQPRCEPKIVKNPFIVRDYSKCIKCRRCEAVCKNMQGIGVYTPLYRGYETVIAPAFERNLAEVACIACGQCVLACPTGSLTERSYVEEVWQVIDDPAKHVVVQAAPAIQVSIGEEFGLPVGTAVTGQLAAALRRLGFDSVFSTDFAADLTIMEETHELLHRIDKGGPLPLISSCSPGWIKMCEHFYPEFIDNLSTCKSPMEMFGALAKTYYAQKLGLDPREMVVVGVMPCTAKKYEAARPEMKTYGLPDVDYVLTTRELAGMLRMAGIHLNKLPQEEFDQPLGLASGAANIFAATGGVMEAAVRTALALTEGKETGRLEFTEFRGSSGIKEATVRLKGRDIRLGVAHGTNNAKKLLNRLKAGEKFHFIEIMACAGGCVGGGGQPITGDPAKPELTLEHRRQRAAGLYAMDLGKELRRSHENPAVKQVYEEFLGAPMSKKAKEILHTSYTARGKLPGFDLTNLQAPAGNLPGMLH; via the coding sequence ATGCCAACCGGCCGGGAGACAACCGGACTGCCTACCCTACCGCATGAGCGGCCGGTGGGACAGCCCCCTATAGAAAAAACAGGTGAAAAGGTAACTATTTATATCAATGACCAACCGGTGCAGGCAGATAAAGGCACAAATGTGCTGGAGGCTTGCCGGGCCGGCGGTTACGACATCCCCAGCCTGTGCTACCTGCGGGATCTGAACACGGCCGGCTCCTGCCGGGTTTGTGTAGTAGAAATCGAGGGCACCCGTACGCTCCAGGCAGCCTGTGTTTACCCGGTGGCCGAGGGACTGCGGGTGCATACGCACACCGCCAGGGTGCGCCGGGCCCGCCGGCGGGCGGTGGAACTGCTGTTATCCGAACACAACCGGGAATGCCCCACCTGTGTGCGCAGCGCTTCTTGTGAACTGCAGGCCCTGGCCCGCAAGGTGGGTGCCCGCTACAGCCGGCTGGCCAGCCAGCCCCGCTGTGAACCAAAAATTGTCAAAAATCCCTTTATTGTGCGGGATTACAGCAAATGCATCAAATGCCGGCGGTGCGAGGCCGTGTGCAAAAACATGCAGGGTATCGGTGTGTACACCCCCCTTTACCGGGGCTACGAAACCGTAATTGCCCCTGCCTTTGAGCGCAACCTGGCGGAGGTGGCCTGCATCGCCTGCGGCCAGTGCGTGCTGGCCTGCCCCACCGGCTCCCTGACCGAGCGCTCTTACGTTGAGGAAGTGTGGCAGGTGATTGATGATCCCGCCAAACATGTGGTGGTGCAGGCGGCACCGGCCATCCAGGTAAGTATTGGCGAGGAATTCGGCCTGCCGGTGGGTACGGCGGTAACCGGCCAGCTGGCCGCCGCCCTGCGGCGCCTGGGCTTTGACAGCGTTTTTTCCACCGACTTTGCCGCTGACCTTACCATCATGGAGGAAACCCACGAATTGCTGCACAGAATTGACAAGGGCGGCCCGCTGCCCCTCATTTCCTCCTGCAGCCCGGGCTGGATTAAAATGTGCGAGCATTTCTACCCGGAATTTATCGACAACCTGTCTACCTGCAAATCGCCCATGGAAATGTTCGGGGCTCTGGCAAAAACCTATTACGCCCAAAAGCTGGGCCTTGACCCCCGGGAAATGGTGGTGGTGGGCGTCATGCCCTGCACCGCCAAAAAGTACGAGGCAGCCCGGCCGGAAATGAAAACCTACGGCCTGCCGGATGTCGATTACGTCCTGACCACCCGGGAGCTGGCCGGCATGCTGCGCATGGCCGGCATCCATTTAAACAAGCTGCCGCAAGAGGAATTTGACCAACCCCTGGGCCTTGCTTCGGGTGCCGCCAACATTTTCGCCGCCACCGGGGGGGTCATGGAAGCGGCCGTCCGCACCGCCCTCGCCCTCACCGAGGGCAAAGAAACGGGCCGCCTGGAGTTCACCGAATTCAGAGGCAGCAGCGGCATTAAAGAAGCAACCGTACGCCTTAAGGGCCGGGACATCCGCCTGGGGGTGGCCCATGGCACCAATAATGCAAAAAAGCTGCTGAACCGGCTTAAGGCGGGCGAAAAATTCCACTTTATCGAAATTATGGCCTGTGCCGGCGGCTGCGTGGGGGGCGGCGGCCAGCCCATTACCGGCGACCCGGCCAAACCGGAACTGACCCTGGAACACCGCCGCCAACGGGCAGCCGGCTTGTATGCCATGGATCTGGGCAAAGAGTTGCGCCGCTCCCACGAAAACCCGGCGGTTAAGCAGGTATATGAGGAATTTTTGGGCGCCCCCATGAGCAAAAAGGCGAAAGAAATCTTGCATACCAGCTACACTGCCCGGGGCAAACTGCCGGGGTTTGACTTGACAAATTTACAAGCTCCCGCCGGCAACCTGCCCGGCATGCTGCATTAA